In Nicotiana tabacum cultivar K326 chromosome 17, ASM71507v2, whole genome shotgun sequence, one DNA window encodes the following:
- the LOC107771301 gene encoding AAA-ATPase At3g50940 yields MSSTAESKMVLAKTVLSTVGSVAATAMVVRTVVNEFLPSELHEYFFFGLKNIFSRFSNQLTMVIDEFDGLVNNDIYEAAEMYLGNKLSPNTRRVKISKPEKEKHINITMERDEEVTDVYSGQKFKWVWLCRRVESRDFYNPRDLNSTQRSEVRTFELTFHKKNKDLVLNSYLPYIMREAKLQKLKSRAIKIHTVDHENMYDSQSMNLDHPATFETLAMDSELKDKILKDLDRFVKRKDYYRKVGKAWKRGYLLYGPPGTGKSSLIAAMANYLNFDIYDLELTELMRNSDLRRLLVATANKSILVVEDIDCTIDLQNNLANRANDSPSNGANRQESKVTLSGLLNFIDGLWSSCGDERIIIFTTNHREKLDPALLRPGRMDMHIHMSYCTPCGFRLLAANYLGTKEHILFKQIEELIETAMVTPAEVAEQLLKEDEIEISLNGLINFLHVKIKEKEDTMFNKVEAAQVETNEKKESDEKETEENFEEKRLPNEES; encoded by the exons ATGTCTTCTACTGCAGAATCGAAAATGGTACTGGCCAAGACCGTTTTATCCACAGTAGGCTCTGTTGCTGCAACAGCTATGGTGGTTCGAACAGTAGTCAATGAATTCCTTCCCTCAGAATTGCATGAATATTTCTTCTTTGGCCTCAAAAACATCTTCAGCAGGTTCTCAAATCAGCTAACAATGGTAATAGATGAATTTGATGGCTTGGTCAACAATGACATCTATGAAGCAGCTGAAATGTACTTGGGAAACAAACTGTCACCCAACACCCGTAGAGTCAAAATCAGCAAGCCTGAGAAGGAGAAACATATCAACATAACCATGGAACGCGATGAGGAGGTGACAGATGTTTATAGTGGGCAGAAATTCAAGTGGGTTTGGCTATGCAGACGAGTAGAGTCTAGAGACTTTTATAATCCCAGAGACCTGAATTCCACTCAAAGATCTGAGGTGAGAACCTTTGAGCTCACGTTTCACAAGAAAAACAAGGACCTTGTTCTTAATTCTTACTTGCCTTATATTATGAGAGAAGCAAAGCTGCAGAAACTTAAGAGCAGGGCAATCAAGATTCACACTGTGGATCATGAAAATATGTATGACTCGCAGTCGATGAATCTTGATCATCCGGCAACCTTTGAGACTCTAGCAATGGACTCAGAACTGAAAGACAAAATTTTGAAGGATTTAGACAGATTTGTAAAGAGAAAAGATTATTATAGGAAAGTGGGGAAGGCGTGGAAAAGAGGGTACTTGCTGTATGGCCCTCCAGGGACTGGAAAATCCAGTTTGATCGCCGCCATGGCTAATTATTTGAACTTTGATATATATGATCTGGAGTTGACTGAGCTGATGAGGAACTCTGATTTAAGGCGGTTGCTTGTGGCCACGGCTAACAAGTCCATCTTGGTGGTGGAGGACATTGACTGTACCATTGATTTGCAAAATAATTTGGCTAATCGAGCAAATGATTCTCCTTCAAACGGTGCTAATCGGCAAGAAAGCAAG GTGACATTATCTGGTTTGTTGAATTTTATTGATGGATTATGGTCGAGCTGTGGTGATGAAAGAATCATAATTTTCACAACAAATCACAGAGAAAAACTCGACCCAGCATTGTTAAGGCCTGGTAGAATGGACATGCACATTCATATGTCATATTGCACCCCCTGTGGCTTCAGGCTTCTTGCTGCTAATTACCTGGGAACTAAAGAGCACATATTGTTCAAACAAATTGAGGAACTGATAGAAACTGCGATGGTGACACCGGCCGAAGTGGCGGAGCAACTATTGAAGGAAGATGAGATTGAGATTTCACTTAATGGTTTAATTAATTTTCTTCAcgtaaagattaaagaaaaagaagataccATGTTTAACAAAGTAGAGGCAGCACAAGTTGAGACGAATGAGAAGAAGGAAAGTGATGAAAAAGAAACTgaagaaaactttgaagaaaaaagATTACCAAACGAGGAAAGTTAA
- the LOC107771300 gene encoding toMV resistance protein Tm-1(GCR237) isoform X2 yields MTKALESFLRKAHNDHILAGVIGLGGSGGTSLLSSAFRSIPIGIPKVIISTVASGQTESYIGTSDLVLFPSVVDICGINNVSKVVLSNAGAAFAGMVIGSLERSKEYSISNEKFTVGVTMFGVTTPCVNAVKERLVKEGYETLVFHATGVGGRAMEDLVRGGFIQGVLDITTTEVADYIVGGVMACDSSRFDAIIEKKIPLVLSVGALDMVNFGPKTTIPPGFQQRKIHEHNEQVSLMRTTVGENKKFAAFIAEKLSKASSSVCVCLPEKGVSALDAPGKAFHNPEATSCLTRELQMLLKNSEHCQVKVFPYHINEVEFANALVDSFLEISSKSRHVEYQLAESESIQDIQKENAVLQKYSPHNGKALSRLNDFPNAKPETLQKRIVVLQKLKDQISKGKPIIGAGAGTGISAKFEEVGGVDLIVLYNSGRFRMAGRGSLAGLLPFADANAIVLEMANEVLPVVKEVPVLAGVCATDPFRRMDNFLKQLESVGFCGVQNFPTVGLFDGNFRQNLEETGMGYGLEVEMIATAHRMGLLTTPYAFCPDEAIAMAEAGADIIVAHMGLTTSGSIGAKTAVSLEESVTCVQAIADATHRKNPDAIVLCHGGPISGPKEAAYVLKRTKGVHGFYGASSMERLPVEQAITATIQQYKSISME; encoded by the exons ATGACTAAAGCTCTTGAAAGTTTCCTAAGGAAAGCTCATAATGACCACATTCTTGCTGGAGTTATTGGCCTTGGGGGTAGTGGAGGAACATCTTTACTGTCATCTGCCTTCCGATCGATTCCCATTGGGATCCCAAAAGTTATAATATCGACGGTTGCTAGTGGTCAAACTGAATCTTATATTGGAACTTCAGATTTGGTATTGTTTCCTTCTGTTGTAGATATTTGTGGGATTAACAATGTTAGTAAGGTTGTTCTATCTAATGCGGGTGCAGCATTTGCTGGAATGGTGATTGGAAGTCTTGAAAGATCAAAAGAGTATAGCATCAGTAATGAAAAGTTTACAGTTGGTGTAACTATGTTTGGGGTTACAACTCCTTGTGTTAATGCTGTCAAAGAAAGATTAGTCAAAGAAGGATATGAGACTTTGGTTTTCCATGCCACCGGTGTCGGGGGCAGGGCCATGGAGGATCTTGTTAGAGGAGGTTTTATACAG GGTGTATTGGATATTACAACAACTGAGGTTGCAGATTACATAGTTGGAGGTGTTATGGCATGTGATAGTTCCCGATTTGATGCAATAATAGAGAAGAAGATTCCTTTGGTTCTGAGTGTGGGAGCTTTGGATATGGTGAATTTTGGTCCTAAAACTACCATACCTCCCGGCTTTCAGCAAAGGAAGATTCATGAACATAATGAGCAG GTTTCCCTAATGCGTACTACGGTAGGTGAAAATAAGAAATTTGCTGCATTTATAGCAGAAAAGTTGAGCAAGGCATCATCAAGTGTATGTGTTTGCTTGCCAGAGAAAGGTGTCTCTGCATTGGATGCACCAGGGAAAGCCTTTCATAATCCCGAGGCAACTAGTTGTCTTACGCGCGAGCTACAGATGCTTCTTAAAAATAGTGAACACTGTCAG GTTAAGGTCTTTCCTTACCATATCAATGAGGTGGAGTTTGCAAATGCTTTAGTTGATTCGTTCTTGGAAATCTCTTCAAAATCTAGACATGTTGAATATCAGCTAGCCGAGTCTGAATCTATCCAAGACATTCAGAAAGAAAATGCTGTTCTTCAGAAATATTCCCCGCACAACGGAAAAGCGTTGTCTCGCCTGAACGACTTTCCAAATGCAAAACCAG AAACCTTGCAGAAAAGAATTGTGGTACTGCAGAAATTGAAAGATCAAATAAGTAAGGGCAAGCCCATTATTGGGGCTGGTGCGGGTACAGGTATTTCTGCGAAGTTTGAGGAAGTTGGTGGTGTCGATTTGATTGTCTTGTACAACTCAGGGCGTTTTAGGATGGCAGGAAGGGGATCCTTAGCTGGTCTATTGCCTTTTGCTGATGCAAATGCCATTGTACTTGAGATGGCCAACGAAGTATTGCCT GTGGTTAAGGAAGTGCCAGTTCTGGCTGGAGTTTGTGCTACCGATCCTTTCCGCAGGATGGATAACTTCCTGAAGCAGTTGGAATCTGTTGGGTTCTGTGGGGTGCAAAACTTTCCAACTGTTGGTCTATTTGACGGTAACTTTAGACAAAATTTGGAAGAGACTGGAATGGGTTATGG CTTGGAGGTTGAGATGATTGCAACAGCTCACAGGATGGGCCTTTTGACTACCCCATATGCTTTCTGCCCAGATGAAGCCATTGCTATGGCAGAAGCTGGTGCTGACATCATAGTGGCCCATATGGGGCTCACAACATCTGGTTCAATTGGTGCAAAAACAGCTGTCTCATTGGAGGAAAGTGTAACCTGTGTCCAAGCTATTGCAGATGCTACTCATAGGAAAAATCCTGATGCTATTGTGCTCTGCCATGGAG GCCCTATATCTGGCCCTAAGGAAGCAGCATATGTACTGAAGAGAACCAAAGGAGTTCATGGATTTTATGGCGCTTCAAGCATGGAGAGACTACCAGTTGAGCAAGCTATAACTGCTACCATCCAGCAGTATAAATCCATTTCGATGGAGTGA
- the LOC107771300 gene encoding toMV susceptible protein tm-1(GCR26) isoform X1 — translation MVTTDRNSLQVYCIGTADTKLDELRFLAESVRSSLKCFSSNSSFKVGVTVVDVSTSPKETDSCADFDFVPRKDVLSCYAPGGESVGQLPDDRGQAIAIMTKALESFLRKAHNDHILAGVIGLGGSGGTSLLSSAFRSIPIGIPKVIISTVASGQTESYIGTSDLVLFPSVVDICGINNVSKVVLSNAGAAFAGMVIGSLERSKEYSISNEKFTVGVTMFGVTTPCVNAVKERLVKEGYETLVFHATGVGGRAMEDLVRGGFIQGVLDITTTEVADYIVGGVMACDSSRFDAIIEKKIPLVLSVGALDMVNFGPKTTIPPGFQQRKIHEHNEQVSLMRTTVGENKKFAAFIAEKLSKASSSVCVCLPEKGVSALDAPGKAFHNPEATSCLTRELQMLLKNSEHCQVKVFPYHINEVEFANALVDSFLEISSKSRHVEYQLAESESIQDIQKENAVLQKYSPHNGKALSRLNDFPNAKPETLQKRIVVLQKLKDQISKGKPIIGAGAGTGISAKFEEVGGVDLIVLYNSGRFRMAGRGSLAGLLPFADANAIVLEMANEVLPVVKEVPVLAGVCATDPFRRMDNFLKQLESVGFCGVQNFPTVGLFDGNFRQNLEETGMGYGLEVEMIATAHRMGLLTTPYAFCPDEAIAMAEAGADIIVAHMGLTTSGSIGAKTAVSLEESVTCVQAIADATHRKNPDAIVLCHGGPISGPKEAAYVLKRTKGVHGFYGASSMERLPVEQAITATIQQYKSISME, via the exons ATGGTAACTACAGATAGAAATTCTCTACAAGTTTACTGTATTGGAACAGCTGATACTAAACTCGACGAGCTCCGTTTCCTTGCCGAATCAGTTCGATCCAGTCTTAAATGTTTCTCCTCTAACTCTTCTTTCAAG GTAGGCGTGACAGTTGTTGATGTCTCAACCAGTCCGAAGGAGACGGATAGTTGTGCTGATTTTGATTTTGTACCAAGGAAGGATGTGCTGTCATGCTATGCGCCAGGCGGAGAATCTGTGGGCCAGCTTCCAGATGATAGAGGCCAAGCTATTGCAATCATGACTAAAGCTCTTGAAAGTTTCCTAAGGAAAGCTCATAATGACCACATTCTTGCTGGAGTTATTGGCCTTGGGGGTAGTGGAGGAACATCTTTACTGTCATCTGCCTTCCGATCGATTCCCATTGGGATCCCAAAAGTTATAATATCGACGGTTGCTAGTGGTCAAACTGAATCTTATATTGGAACTTCAGATTTGGTATTGTTTCCTTCTGTTGTAGATATTTGTGGGATTAACAATGTTAGTAAGGTTGTTCTATCTAATGCGGGTGCAGCATTTGCTGGAATGGTGATTGGAAGTCTTGAAAGATCAAAAGAGTATAGCATCAGTAATGAAAAGTTTACAGTTGGTGTAACTATGTTTGGGGTTACAACTCCTTGTGTTAATGCTGTCAAAGAAAGATTAGTCAAAGAAGGATATGAGACTTTGGTTTTCCATGCCACCGGTGTCGGGGGCAGGGCCATGGAGGATCTTGTTAGAGGAGGTTTTATACAG GGTGTATTGGATATTACAACAACTGAGGTTGCAGATTACATAGTTGGAGGTGTTATGGCATGTGATAGTTCCCGATTTGATGCAATAATAGAGAAGAAGATTCCTTTGGTTCTGAGTGTGGGAGCTTTGGATATGGTGAATTTTGGTCCTAAAACTACCATACCTCCCGGCTTTCAGCAAAGGAAGATTCATGAACATAATGAGCAG GTTTCCCTAATGCGTACTACGGTAGGTGAAAATAAGAAATTTGCTGCATTTATAGCAGAAAAGTTGAGCAAGGCATCATCAAGTGTATGTGTTTGCTTGCCAGAGAAAGGTGTCTCTGCATTGGATGCACCAGGGAAAGCCTTTCATAATCCCGAGGCAACTAGTTGTCTTACGCGCGAGCTACAGATGCTTCTTAAAAATAGTGAACACTGTCAG GTTAAGGTCTTTCCTTACCATATCAATGAGGTGGAGTTTGCAAATGCTTTAGTTGATTCGTTCTTGGAAATCTCTTCAAAATCTAGACATGTTGAATATCAGCTAGCCGAGTCTGAATCTATCCAAGACATTCAGAAAGAAAATGCTGTTCTTCAGAAATATTCCCCGCACAACGGAAAAGCGTTGTCTCGCCTGAACGACTTTCCAAATGCAAAACCAG AAACCTTGCAGAAAAGAATTGTGGTACTGCAGAAATTGAAAGATCAAATAAGTAAGGGCAAGCCCATTATTGGGGCTGGTGCGGGTACAGGTATTTCTGCGAAGTTTGAGGAAGTTGGTGGTGTCGATTTGATTGTCTTGTACAACTCAGGGCGTTTTAGGATGGCAGGAAGGGGATCCTTAGCTGGTCTATTGCCTTTTGCTGATGCAAATGCCATTGTACTTGAGATGGCCAACGAAGTATTGCCT GTGGTTAAGGAAGTGCCAGTTCTGGCTGGAGTTTGTGCTACCGATCCTTTCCGCAGGATGGATAACTTCCTGAAGCAGTTGGAATCTGTTGGGTTCTGTGGGGTGCAAAACTTTCCAACTGTTGGTCTATTTGACGGTAACTTTAGACAAAATTTGGAAGAGACTGGAATGGGTTATGG CTTGGAGGTTGAGATGATTGCAACAGCTCACAGGATGGGCCTTTTGACTACCCCATATGCTTTCTGCCCAGATGAAGCCATTGCTATGGCAGAAGCTGGTGCTGACATCATAGTGGCCCATATGGGGCTCACAACATCTGGTTCAATTGGTGCAAAAACAGCTGTCTCATTGGAGGAAAGTGTAACCTGTGTCCAAGCTATTGCAGATGCTACTCATAGGAAAAATCCTGATGCTATTGTGCTCTGCCATGGAG GCCCTATATCTGGCCCTAAGGAAGCAGCATATGTACTGAAGAGAACCAAAGGAGTTCATGGATTTTATGGCGCTTCAAGCATGGAGAGACTACCAGTTGAGCAAGCTATAACTGCTACCATCCAGCAGTATAAATCCATTTCGATGGAGTGA